A DNA window from Insulibacter thermoxylanivorax contains the following coding sequences:
- a CDS encoding sensor domain-containing diguanylate cyclase, producing MQCHHPREGVHDPHAPIPVQPSVDPAHIRECFKRLIQGINPGDLELRGMLLLCDASGIELESHALHEAAEGLLAGFDGDWRQKGVHAIAIADKQSFQIRRDEHTHPILKDCCTLAKPLLDDSNELAAVLGLIYEPRDEREEREARALFAAWVKAIQSDLIQVRKQAEVERLAAMKHGYEEEMRKKAVLYQVAKQLHGNMDVDAVLGEIMSSMKKIYPSADIALYLTQDHSSQLPMVKPLQIQHGEEDSLMRAYMESRAVFTCEIIAGRRCQRLAVPLSGKQGVYGIMQVIIEEGLGSELDVPFITELAECAGAAFENARLHESSNIMIHELRLINEITRRLNQSLKPQEVFQFATDELIKIFKANFGLIIQTDKDNRVMTVQSSNITEMTHASFDLDYGFAGLMIESREPVIVSDYAQHPEIPSKFMEMTGARSMIGSPIIVGSEVLGVIMMAHRLPDYFTYGNFKLLQVLSGHIGLAMTNASLHAEVRRMAVTDHLTGLYNRHYLDEQIKLMQQRDPCGSLLLTDIDLFKNINDTHGHQIGDESIKQVAQIIKGSIRDTDIAARWGGEEMAVYLPRLQLDQALMVAERIRRRVEEETDPKVTISSGVSHWNREDEKISVESLFYRADMALYEAKRTGRNQVRIG from the coding sequence CAGAGGCATGCTTCTCTTATGCGATGCCTCGGGAATCGAGCTTGAGAGCCATGCGCTTCATGAAGCAGCGGAAGGGCTGCTTGCCGGCTTCGACGGCGATTGGCGGCAGAAGGGCGTCCATGCGATCGCCATTGCCGACAAGCAATCCTTCCAGATTCGGCGGGATGAACATACGCATCCGATTCTTAAGGATTGCTGCACGCTGGCGAAACCCTTGCTTGATGATTCTAATGAATTAGCAGCTGTGCTGGGGCTGATCTATGAACCAAGGGATGAGAGGGAAGAACGAGAAGCCCGGGCTTTATTCGCAGCATGGGTGAAAGCGATTCAATCCGATCTGATACAGGTGCGGAAACAAGCGGAGGTCGAACGTCTTGCGGCCATGAAGCATGGTTATGAGGAAGAGATGCGGAAGAAGGCTGTGCTGTATCAGGTGGCTAAGCAATTGCATGGCAATATGGATGTAGATGCGGTGCTCGGCGAGATCATGAGCAGCATGAAGAAGATCTATCCATCGGCGGACATCGCACTGTATCTCACCCAAGACCACAGCAGCCAGCTGCCGATGGTCAAACCTCTCCAGATCCAGCATGGGGAGGAAGACAGCCTTATGCGTGCCTATATGGAGAGCAGAGCCGTCTTCACCTGTGAGATCATCGCCGGCCGCAGATGCCAGCGGCTGGCTGTTCCGCTCAGCGGCAAGCAGGGCGTCTACGGCATCATGCAGGTGATCATTGAGGAGGGACTGGGATCGGAACTCGATGTGCCGTTTATTACGGAATTAGCTGAGTGCGCCGGAGCAGCCTTCGAGAACGCCCGGCTGCATGAGAGTTCCAATATCATGATTCATGAACTTCGCCTCATCAACGAGATCACCAGACGTTTGAACCAGAGCTTGAAACCGCAGGAGGTCTTCCAGTTTGCCACCGATGAACTGATCAAGATCTTCAAAGCGAACTTCGGCCTGATCATCCAGACGGATAAGGACAACCGTGTGATGACGGTCCAATCGAGCAATATCACTGAGATGACGCATGCTTCCTTCGATCTAGATTACGGCTTCGCCGGGCTGATGATCGAGAGCCGGGAGCCGGTGATCGTCTCCGATTACGCACAACACCCCGAGATTCCTTCCAAATTCATGGAGATGACAGGTGCAAGGTCGATGATCGGTTCGCCGATTATCGTCGGCTCGGAAGTCCTGGGCGTGATCATGATGGCGCACCGTCTTCCGGATTATTTTACATATGGTAATTTCAAGCTGCTTCAGGTGCTATCCGGCCACATCGGGCTGGCGATGACGAATGCTTCGCTGCACGCCGAGGTGCGGCGAATGGCGGTGACCGATCATCTAACGGGGCTGTATAACCGGCATTACCTCGATGAACAGATCAAGCTGATGCAGCAGCGTGACCCCTGCGGTTCCTTGCTCCTCACGGACATCGATCTCTTCAAGAACATCAACGATACTCACGGCCATCAGATCGGCGATGAGTCGATTAAACAGGTTGCTCAGATCATCAAAGGCAGCATACGGGATACGGATATCGCAGCCCGCTGGGGCGGTGAGGAGATGGCCGTCTACCTGCCCAGATTGCAGCTCGATCAAGCGCTCATGGTCGCAGAGCGCATCCGCAGAAGAGTGGAAGAGGAGACGGATCCGAAGGTTACGATCTCCAGCGGCGTATCCCATTGGAACAGGGAAGACGAGAAGATCAGCGTTGAATCCCTGTTCTATCGCGCGGATATGGCCTTGTACGAGGCGAAGCGCACCGGGCGCAACCAGGTGAGGATAGGTTAA